A stretch of Babesia bigemina genome assembly Bbig001, chromosome : III DNA encodes these proteins:
- a CDS encoding protein kinase domain containing protein, putative: MGCGRTCAEISTRPTNMLDMPMDGRHWPGEERSPIRYPVDWRAGGYYGFPPRGRYNYIPYAVHPSSCINRPDMASVHPGGAPVVRHHQGPSKRPLNSIFVEGQGGKRVCVVSNGKLDISDKALRHVVQAGGKGPHPSDAVTCSCGVGSIFPRMPMARPGMVGVNMAPISHSRLAASARFMDNGMSYPHMKTVNTCRVPTSSSDSAPGGGRLLPFEWPDKQNVIVYMNHDQEVVDVHGWRYVDTLGEGSYGKVYFVRNEFTGEESAFKRMLLHKTGGISPAIMREIHSLKILDHENVIKLNKVYIGDCRVYLSFPRIAGGNLRKFLEKHYPQGMPLGEVKAIAKQLIDAISHIHSKRIIHRDIKPENILVQTSSGYSNREHDASTYDRQAHSSVGSLPAPQAESGDSATARDPGRKPKIQKVILTDFGLSRIHKSVDLPLFYSDDTKMMNSPMSPEVVTLCYRPPELLLGDFHYSFSVDMWSLGCVIFELITGKPIFEERTEFALLIAMFKRFGTPNEEDWPNVANLPFMNSALPKLQTNSSLSECAGKADADCMDLLERMLALSPKKRISAQEALLHPWFTSC; encoded by the coding sequence ATGGGCTGCGGCCGCACGTGCGCTGAAATATCAACTCGGCCTACTAATATGCTCGATATGCCTATGGATGGTCGCCATTGGCCGGGCGAGGAGAGATCGCCAATTCGCTACCCGGTGGACTGGCGCGCCGGTGGGTACTACGGGTTCCCTCCACGAGGCCGCTACAACTACATCCCCTATGCTGTGCATCCCAGTTCGTGTATTAACCGTCCGGATATGGCGTCGGTACACCCTGGAGGGGcgcccgttgtgcggcATCACCAGGGTCCGTCTAAGCGCCCCTTGAACTCGATCTTCGTGGAAGGTCAGGGCGGCAAACGCGTTTGCGTAGTATCGAACGGCAAACTCGATATATCGGACAAGGCTCTTCGACACGTGGTACAAGCGGGTGGCAAGGGCCCTCATCCGTCCGATGCTGTGACTTGTTCTTGCGGCGTTGGCAGCATTTTCCCCCGGATGCCAATGGCCAGACCTGGCATGGTGGGCGTGAATATGGCGCCAATTTCCCACTCCCGCCTCGCCGCGTCGGCCCGCTTCATGGATAATGGCATGTCGTATCCTCACATGAAGACGGTGAACACTTGCAGGGTGCCGACGTCATCCTCTGACTCCGCTcccggcggcggccgccTCCTGCCTTTTGAGTGGCCCGATAAGCAGAACGTTATCGTGTACATGAACCACGACCAAGAGGTCGTTGACGTCCATGGCTGGCGATACGTGGACACATTGGGGGAGGGGTCTTACGGGAAGGTGTACTTCGTGCGCAACGAGTTCACTGGTGAGGAGTCAGCCTTCAAGCGGATGCTACTCCACAAGACGGGTGGCATTTCCCCTGCCATAATGCGGGAGATTCACTCTCTGAAGATTCTCGACCACGAGAATGTGATAAAGCTTAACAAAGTATACATCGGCGACTGCCGCGTGTACCTCAGCTTCCCGCGCATCGCCGGCGGCAACCTACGAAAGTTCTTGGAAAAGCACTATCCGCAGGGCATGCCGCTCGGCGAGGTGAAGGCTATCGCAAAACAACTGATCGACGCCATCTCACATATCCATTCCAAGCGCATAATTCACCGGGACATAAAACCGGAAAACATCCTGGTGCAGACTTCGTCGGGCTACTCAAACCGAGAGCATGATGCGTCGACGTATGACAGGCAAGCACATTCATCTGTAGGATCGCTTCCCGCGCCGCAGGCCGAATCTGGTGACTCAGCTACCGCTCGTGATCCAGGCCGCAAACCAAAGATCCAGAAGGTGATATTAACCGATTTTGGGCTCTCAAGGATACACAAATCTGTCGACCTTCCTCTGTTTTACAGCGACGACACCAAGATGATGAACAGCCCCATGTCCCCCGAGGTGGTGACGCTTTGCTACCGGCCACCTGAGTTGCTGCTTGGCGATTTTCACTACTCCTTCTCCGTGGACATGTGGTCGCTGGGCTGCGTCATATTCGAGCTGATAACGGGCAAGCCCATTTTCGAGGAGCGCACCGAATTCGCCCTCCTTATAGCCATGTTCAAGAGGTTCGGGACCCCCAACGAGGAAGACTGGCCGAACGTTGCCAACTTGCCCTTCATGAACTCTGCGTTGCCCAAGCTGCAGACCAACTCGTCACTCTCCGAGTGCGCGGGCAAGGCGGACGCCGACTGCATGGACCTCCTTGAGCGCATGCTAGCGCTGAGTCCGAAGAAGCGCATATCCGCGCAAGAAGCACTTCTCCATCCGTGGTTCACAAGTTGCTGA
- a CDS encoding ATPase, AAA family protein, putative — MFGFGSPQVPSSALPPLPKDDKNITGKFDPTALERGAKALKMLDSSPNAHKAFELTKLQELTRQQEIQKEIQQMHLRQTELGAQRARVEGDEKRKLMAQQQEQDRITAQYKAKLEAEAYQKKLQDQRRQNEEWLQQQHQQFLRQEEARKKTEMEILNMRKAQIREEKALERENMKARVQEEGRVRIEQERKNFDIHVKMMKERSIEERQTKLESLHVTFSSLGSAFSSLLADKQRLTAGVTSLTALALGIYGAKAGTRLAGRVLERRLGKPPLVRETSRWTLMGGIRNIFTAPMFPRNPPAINNIVLDNNLHQRLTWTTNSLMSAKRNGAPFRNLLLYGPPGTGKTLFAKTVAKNSGLDFAIMTGGDVGPLQEEAASEINKLFQWSKKTKKGLVLFIDEADAFLRQGRSSATGMSENMRNALSAFLYHTGTESKEFCLILATNERQVLDRAVLDRMDEQYEFGLPGLEERKRMISLFMHTYVLAPKSSGHTFEIDPDINDEFFARVAERTEGFSGRQLSKMCISLQSAVYGSGAKKLTLELADTVVNWHINEYRKSQGSVETTNPSA, encoded by the exons ATGTTCGGCTTCGGGTCGCCTCAGGTGCCTTCGAGCGCACTGCCTCCGCTGCCGAAGGATGACAAGAACATCACGGGGAAGT TCGATCCAACGGCGCTTGAGCGCGGCGCTAAGGCGCTTAAGATGTTGGATTCGTCACCTAACGCGCACAAGGCGTTCGAGCTGACcaagctgcaggagctAACGCGCCAGCAGGAGATTCAGAAGGAAATCCAGCAGATGCATCTCCGGCAAACGGAGCTCGGCGCCCAGCGGGCGCGTGTGGAGGGCGACGAGAAACGGAAGCTgatggcgcagcagcaggagCAGGACCGTATAACTGCTCAGTACAAGGCCAAGCTGGAGGCCGAAGCGTACCAGAAGAAGTTGCAGGACCAGCGCCGCCAAAACGAGGAGTGGCTGCAACAGCAGCACCAGCAGTTTTTGCGCCAGGAGGAGGCACGGAAGAAAACTGAGATGGAGATTCTGAACATGCGCAAGGCACAGATCCGGGAGGAGAAGGCCCTGGAGAGGGAGAACATGAAAGCGCGTGTTCAGGAGGAGGGTCGTgtgcgcatcgagcaggagCGGAAGAATTTCGACATCCACGTGAAAATGATGAAGGAGCGTTCCATTGAGGAGCGCCAGACCAAGCTGGAATCGCTACATGTGACGTTTTCGTCGCTGGGTTCAGCATTTTCGTCGCTTCTCGCCGACAAGCAGCGACTAACGGCCGGG GTTACTTCGCTGACTGCCTTGGCGTTGGGGATATACGGTGCGAAAGCGGGTACTCGCCTCGCTGGACGCGTATTG GAACGTCGTTTGGGAAAGCCTCCCCTAGTTCGAGAAACTTCACGCTGGACTTTGATGGGCGGCATACGCAACATCTTCACCGCGCCAATGTTCCCCAGGAACCCTCCTGCCATAAACAACATCGTTCTTGACAACAACCTGCATCAGCGCCTCACTTGGACTACCAACTCCCTAATGAGCGCGAAGAGGAACGGCGCCCCTTTCCGCAACCTGCTGCTGTACGGCCCCCCTGGTACGGGAAAGACGCTTTTCGCAAAGAC GGTGGCGAAAAACAGCGGTCTGGACTTCGCCATCATGACGGGCGGTGATGTGGGCCCCCTGCAGGAGGAAGCTGCTAGTGAAATAAACAAGCTGTTCCAGTGGTCCAAGAAGACCAAGAAAGGCCTGGTCCTCTTCATAGATGAGGCGGATGCGTTTTTGCGCCAGGGAAGGTCGTCCGCCACCGGGATGTCGGAGAACATGAGGAATGCGCTCTCTGCCTTCCTCTACCACACTGGCACTGAGAGCAAGGAATTTTGCCTCATTCTCGCCACCAACGAGCGCCAGGTGTTGGACAGAGCGGTGCTGGATCGCATGGACGAGCAGTACGAGTTTGGCCTGCCCGGCTTGGAGGAGCGCAAGCGCATGATATCTCTGTTCATGCATACTTACGTGTTGGCGCCGAAAAGCAGCGGCCACACGTTCGAAATCGACCCGGATATCAACGACGAGTTTTTTGCGCGCGTTGCTGAGCGTACGGAGGGCTTCTCCGGCCGGCAGCTGTCCAAGATGTGCATAAGTCTGCAGAGCGCAGTCTACGGGTCTGGCGCTAAGAAGCTAACCCTAGAGCTGGCAGACACGGTAGTCAACTGGCACATCAACGAGTACCGCAAGAGCCAGGGAAGCGTCGAAACGACGAACCCGTCAGCGTGA